One stretch of Candida orthopsilosis Co 90-125, chromosome 3 draft sequence DNA includes these proteins:
- a CDS encoding Slp2 protein (protein similar to stomatin protein), protein MSCPVFIFCDNGNTQWPIFFIACDKICHFPPQTYTPTPQMLTKSTILRSQVARTLTKSQNAITKSTSTQYRGFTSMSQLMAPPSATSASLNFFQNKSLPANTVVKFVPQQQAWIVERMGKFHRILPPGLAILIPLLDRITYVQSLKESAIEIPTQSAITSDNVSLELDGVLYVKVVDPYKASYGVEDFQFAISQLAQTTMRSEIGNLTLDAVLKERQQLNTNINKVINEAAMNWGVECLRYEIRDIHPPQNVIEAMHRQVSAERSKRAEILESEGNRQSKINISEGEKQSIILQSEAEKQEQINLALGEAEQIKLKAEATAIGIKRIAQAIKETPGGESAVNLQVAQEYIKEFGKLAKESNTVVIPSNVGDISSFMAQGLSIYKNLNKEGK, encoded by the coding sequence ATGTCGTGTCCGGTATTTATATTCTGCGACAATGGCAATACCCAGtggccaatttttttcattgcGTGTGACAAGATTTGTCATTTTCCCCCTCAAACCTACACCCCTACACCTCAAATGTTGACTAAATCCACTATATTACGGTCCCAAGTGGCTCGGACATTAACTAAATCACAAAATGCTATCActaaatcaacttcaacccAATATCGAGGTTTTACCTCCATGTCACAGTTGATGGCTCCACCATCGGCAACTTCAGCTTCActcaatttctttcaaaacaaatcattaCCTGCCAACACAGTAGTCAAGTTTGttcctcaacaacaagcatggattgttgaaagaatgGGTAAATTTCATCGTATATTACCACCAGGTTTGGCTATCTTGATTCCATTATTAGACCGAATCACCTATGTTCAATCATTGAAGGAATCAGCCATTGAAATCCCAACTCAAAGTGCCATTACATCAGATAATGTATCATTAGAGCTAGATGGTGTCCTTTATGtcaaagttgttgatcCATATAAAGCCAGTTATGGAGTTGAAGATTTCCAATTTGCCATTAGTCAATTGGCTCAAACGACAATGAGATCAGAAATTGGTAATTTGACATTAGATGCAGTTTTAAAAGAACGTCAACAATTAAACACAAATATCAATAAAGTCATCAACGAAGCTGCCATGAATTGGGGTGTTGAATGTTTACGTTATGAAATTAGAGATATTCATCCACCACAAAATGTAATCGAGGCCATGCATCGTCAAGTTAGCGCTGAGCGTAGCAAGCGTGctgaaattttggaatcTGAAGGTAATAGACAAAGTAAGATAAATATAAGTGAAGGTGAAAAACAAAGTATAATCTTACAATCAGAAGCTgaaaaacaagaacaaattaATTTGGCATTGGGTGAAGCCGAACAAATTAAATTGAAAGCTGAAGCTACTGCTATTGGTATTAAGCGCATTGCTCAAGCTATTAAGGAAACTCCTGGTGGTGAATCAGCAGTTAATTTACAAGTTGCTCAAGAGTATATTAAAGAGTTTGGTAAATTGGCTAAAGAATCAAACACTGTGGTTATACCTTCGAATGTTGGTGATATTTCCAGCTTTATGGCTCAAGGGTTGTCCATTTATAAGAACTTGAATAAGGAAGGGAAGTAG